From Paenibacillus sp. V4I7, one genomic window encodes:
- a CDS encoding cell wall metabolism sensor histidine kinase WalK, whose amino-acid sequence MSLKLKITLWVSAGLMLILFFSFTFVYYMFIRVTTKGEVDLLKEKARTLILKDLPNHPEYWQNNSQMEELLIPQEMVRYIAPDSKVVYQIYSDPKLLSFSANYVDKETVILETAPDGIFIFVKMPVFKEGHQVAILEIGRNLRRLGEYSRMLISILLLTSTGALILALLGGYFYTNVLFRPLQQLVAIMQNIEKSGSFRHIPMPDKLTNDELTMLGATFNRMIDRLQEMFQKQEQFLADASHELRTPLTIIESYASLLRRWAFRDDKLREEALETIISESAQLKILTQNLLSLTDKEREDCEQKSTFDLLPIAQQTASSLRVTSCREIDVLIAQDLKELQMNGDPYKIRQLLIILLDNALKYSQQIVVLKIGATENKWVNIEVIDQGIGIAESDLPHLFDRFYRTDKARNRKQGGVGLGLAIAQNIVQKHEGTIQLKSRLGQGTTALITLPKTCQ is encoded by the coding sequence ATGAGCCTTAAGCTGAAAATCACACTATGGGTTTCTGCAGGGCTGATGTTAATTCTTTTTTTCAGCTTCACTTTTGTCTACTACATGTTCATTCGAGTTACAACCAAGGGCGAAGTCGATCTACTGAAAGAAAAAGCACGCACGCTGATTCTGAAGGATTTACCTAATCATCCTGAGTATTGGCAGAATAACTCACAGATGGAAGAGCTCCTCATTCCGCAAGAAATGGTGCGGTATATTGCTCCCGATTCAAAGGTTGTTTACCAAATATATTCCGACCCCAAGCTGCTCAGCTTTTCTGCCAATTATGTAGACAAAGAAACGGTTATCTTAGAAACAGCGCCTGACGGAATTTTTATATTCGTGAAAATGCCTGTGTTCAAAGAAGGCCATCAGGTTGCTATTTTAGAAATTGGACGCAATTTGCGGAGGTTGGGCGAATACTCACGCATGCTCATCTCTATTCTTTTATTAACTTCCACAGGTGCACTGATATTAGCTCTCCTTGGGGGTTATTTCTATACGAATGTGCTCTTTCGTCCGCTTCAGCAGTTAGTTGCCATCATGCAAAACATTGAGAAAAGCGGCTCATTTAGGCATATCCCCATGCCTGACAAGCTCACGAATGATGAGTTAACGATGCTTGGCGCAACATTTAATCGAATGATTGATAGGCTGCAGGAAATGTTTCAAAAGCAGGAGCAATTCCTTGCGGATGCCTCACACGAGCTGCGTACGCCGCTCACGATCATTGAGAGCTACGCTAGCTTATTGCGAAGATGGGCTTTCCGGGATGATAAGCTGCGTGAGGAAGCGCTCGAAACCATCATCTCCGAATCAGCTCAGCTGAAGATTCTCACACAAAATCTGCTTTCCCTAACAGATAAAGAGCGAGAAGATTGTGAACAAAAGAGCACCTTTGACCTCCTTCCGATTGCCCAGCAAACCGCCTCCTCGCTTAGGGTCACCTCTTGCAGAGAGATTGACGTGCTGATTGCGCAAGACCTGAAAGAGCTTCAAATGAACGGAGATCCTTATAAGATCAGGCAGCTTCTCATTATTTTATTAGATAATGCACTCAAATACAGCCAACAAATAGTCGTGTTGAAAATTGGCGCCACAGAGAATAAATGGGTCAACATCGAAGTCATTGATCAAGGTATTGGCATCGCGGAAAGTGACTTACCGCACCTATTTGACCGCTTCTATCGGACGGATAAAGCAAGGAATCGCAAGCAAGGCGGAGTGGGTCTGGGACTGGCTATTGCCCAAAATATCGTTCAGAAGCATGAGGGGACCATTCAGCTCAAAAGCCGCTTAGGTCAAGGTACTACCGCATTGATTACGCTGCCAAAAACGTGTCAA